Proteins encoded in a region of the Panicum hallii strain FIL2 chromosome 3, PHallii_v3.1, whole genome shotgun sequence genome:
- the LOC112886912 gene encoding uncharacterized protein LOC112886912, with protein sequence MGNCLVIQDRKEIKIMSVDGSQVLPDVFPVKAAAASVVDSGAARVKLVISKQELKKMLDKEGMSLDDMVSLMRKEASDREREECCGGWRPALESIPEGRDL encoded by the coding sequence ATGGGGAATTGCCTGGTGATTCAAGACAGGAAGGAGATCAAGATCATGAGCGTGGACGGCAGCCAAGTCCTGCCGGACGTGTTTCCagtgaaggcggcggcggcgtctgtGGTCGACTCTGGCGCCGCCAGGGTGAAGCTGGTGATCAGCAAGcaggagctgaagaagatgcTCGACAAGGAGGGCATGTCGCTGGACGACATGGTGTCTCTCATGCGCAAAGAAGCAAGTGATCGCGAACGGGAGGAGTGTTGCGGAGGGTGGCGCCCTGCGCTGGAGAGCATACCAGAGGGCAGAGATCTATAG